The following coding sequences are from one Salinicoccus sp. Bachu38 window:
- the wrbA gene encoding NAD(P)H:quinone oxidoreductase yields MAELNLAVIYYSSTGTNHQMAQWAEEAGKSVGANVRLRRVPETAPMEAIEQNPAWKEHYEKTQDVEEATTEDLDWADAIIFSAPTRFGVEASQFRAFIDTTGGLWGQGKLVNKVVSAMSSAQNSHGGQEATVLSIYKTMAHWGAIIVPPGYTDPVQFASGGNPYGVSATAGEEGIVEDIEEAVKHQAKRTVETAKWIKDGQGQ; encoded by the coding sequence ATGGCAGAACTGAATTTGGCAGTAATATACTATAGTTCGACTGGTACCAATCATCAGATGGCCCAATGGGCCGAGGAAGCAGGTAAGAGTGTTGGAGCGAATGTAAGGTTGCGCAGAGTGCCGGAGACGGCGCCAATGGAAGCGATTGAACAGAATCCTGCATGGAAAGAGCATTATGAGAAGACACAGGATGTGGAAGAGGCGACGACTGAAGATCTGGATTGGGCAGACGCCATCATCTTCAGTGCGCCGACGCGTTTTGGTGTGGAAGCTTCCCAATTCCGTGCGTTCATCGACACAACCGGCGGCCTGTGGGGACAGGGCAAGCTGGTCAATAAAGTGGTCAGTGCAATGTCTTCTGCACAGAACTCCCATGGTGGACAGGAAGCTACAGTATTATCCATTTATAAGACAATGGCACACTGGGGCGCAATTATCGTTCCTCCAGGCTATACGGATCCCGTACAGTTTGCATCCGGCGGCAATCCTTATGGTGTGTCTGCAACAGCAGGAGAAGAGGGCATCGTGGAAGATATTGAAGAAGCGGTGAAGCACCAGGCAAAACGCACAGTCGAAACCGCCAAATGGATCAAGGATGGACAAGGACAGTAG
- a CDS encoding metal ABC transporter ATP-binding protein — MTPLITVKDLNVAYQEKPALWHVNMSIQENSRTAIVGPNGAGKSTLIKSIMKLIRPVSGKIEIDGRDARHALKRVAYVPQKGEVNWDFPATVLDVVLMGRYVHKGWIKRPNHKDESIALSALETMKMEAFRNRQISELSGGQKQRVFIARAIAQDADIYIMDEPLQGIDITTEKLIIDIMKQLQQEGKTFIVVHHHLDTVEEYFDHVVILNKTVIAEGTIGSVWGEENINRAYYEMSGSHD, encoded by the coding sequence ATGACACCACTCATCACAGTAAAAGATCTGAATGTCGCCTATCAGGAGAAGCCTGCACTATGGCACGTCAACATGTCGATACAGGAAAACAGCAGAACCGCCATAGTCGGCCCCAATGGTGCAGGCAAATCGACGCTCATCAAATCGATCATGAAGCTGATCCGTCCTGTGTCCGGGAAGATTGAAATCGATGGCAGGGATGCCAGACATGCTCTGAAGCGGGTGGCATATGTTCCCCAGAAAGGGGAAGTGAACTGGGATTTCCCAGCCACTGTACTGGATGTCGTCCTGATGGGCCGCTACGTCCATAAAGGATGGATCAAGCGTCCGAACCACAAGGATGAAAGCATTGCCCTCTCCGCACTGGAAACGATGAAGATGGAGGCTTTCAGGAACCGTCAGATATCAGAGCTTTCAGGCGGACAGAAACAGCGGGTCTTCATTGCACGCGCCATCGCGCAGGACGCAGATATATATATCATGGATGAACCGCTGCAGGGGATCGACATCACGACTGAAAAGCTGATCATCGACATAATGAAACAGCTGCAGCAGGAAGGCAAGACATTCATTGTCGTCCACCATCACCTGGATACGGTCGAAGAATACTTCGATCACGTCGTCATTTTGAACAAGACCGTCATCGCCGAAGGCACTATCGGCTCAGTATGGGGGGAAGAAAATATCAACAGAGCCTACTATGAGATGAGTGGTTCGCATGATTGA
- a CDS encoding YjjG family noncanonical pyrimidine nucleotidase, whose protein sequence is MDQYHTLLFDLDDTLLDFGRAEQTALEKVLAHFEMEAAPEFFQLYREINKAHWEMLERNELTKDEVLSYRHERFFEALGKKVDGSKVDQLYRNTIAEHGHHLFDGTLDVIEELSRTHRLFIITNGVKATQQKRLHRSGLLPYFSGVFISEDTGYQKPMRAFFDYVAARIEQFDRKSALIIGDSLTSDIKGGHDSNIDTCWYNPLGKSNPFSFSPHYEIKQLNEIYSILTSRNS, encoded by the coding sequence TTGGACCAATATCACACATTGCTTTTTGACCTGGACGATACGCTGCTCGATTTTGGCAGAGCCGAGCAGACTGCACTTGAAAAGGTGCTGGCCCATTTCGAAATGGAGGCCGCCCCAGAGTTTTTTCAACTATACAGGGAAATCAACAAGGCACATTGGGAAATGCTTGAACGCAACGAGCTTACCAAAGATGAAGTGCTCTCCTATAGACATGAGCGATTTTTCGAGGCACTCGGAAAAAAGGTTGATGGCAGCAAGGTGGATCAGCTCTACAGGAACACCATCGCAGAGCATGGACATCATCTTTTTGATGGAACGCTTGATGTCATTGAAGAACTTTCCCGGACACACCGCCTCTTCATCATCACGAATGGCGTCAAAGCGACACAGCAGAAACGTCTGCATCGCTCCGGGCTGCTGCCCTACTTTTCGGGTGTCTTCATCAGCGAAGACACTGGATACCAGAAGCCGATGAGAGCGTTTTTCGACTACGTAGCTGCGCGCATCGAGCAATTCGACAGGAAGAGCGCATTGATCATCGGTGATTCCCTCACTTCGGATATAAAAGGAGGGCATGACAGCAATATTGATACATGCTGGTACAATCCGCTCGGTAAATCCAACCCCTTTTCTTTTTCCCCTCACTACGAAATTAAACAATTAAATGAAATATACTCGATTTTGACGAGTCGGAATTCCTAG
- a CDS encoding metal-dependent transcriptional regulator: protein MSPTKEDYLKILFELGGRTEQVPNKEIANRLNISPPTVTEMMNSLVKSGWVAYTPYKGSKLTREGTEYAKKLIRKHRLWEVFLVKHLGFSINEVHTEAELLEHATSTALADKLEHYLDYPAYCPHGGAISVDHMEAQEVRTVHLTEAEIGAPVRISRIVDDEKLLRYVKNHDLKIGDPVTVTDRDSALDLLTLHHGTADKEIQISQTVAQYLFVEHM, encoded by the coding sequence TTGAGTCCTACTAAAGAAGACTACCTGAAAATACTGTTCGAACTCGGGGGGAGGACCGAACAGGTGCCCAATAAGGAAATCGCCAACCGTTTGAATATTTCCCCGCCAACCGTGACGGAAATGATGAACAGTCTCGTCAAGTCCGGCTGGGTCGCATATACACCATATAAAGGCAGCAAACTGACCAGAGAAGGCACAGAATACGCAAAGAAGCTGATTCGGAAGCACCGATTATGGGAAGTGTTTCTTGTGAAACACCTCGGCTTCTCCATCAATGAAGTCCATACGGAAGCCGAACTGCTGGAACATGCAACGAGTACGGCATTGGCAGACAAGCTCGAGCACTACCTTGATTATCCAGCATACTGCCCCCATGGCGGTGCCATATCCGTCGATCACATGGAGGCTCAGGAAGTGAGGACGGTACATCTGACCGAAGCGGAAATCGGCGCACCGGTCCGCATCTCCCGAATCGTTGATGATGAAAAGCTCCTCCGTTATGTTAAAAATCATGACTTGAAAATCGGCGATCCCGTCACGGTTACCGACAGGGACAGTGCACTCGACCTCCTTACACTGCACCATGGAACAGCCGACAAGGAAATCCAGATCAGCCAGACTGTTGCGCAATATCTTTTTGTAGAGCATATGTAG
- a CDS encoding MarR family winged helix-turn-helix transcriptional regulator — MKASNNRELSLKLYVVLHHAFNAFQTEAFKDMRTHGLNPTAFAVLELLYSKGPQQVQHIGEKVLISSSSITYVVNNLEKEDYVKKEQYEADRRVSYVSLTGRGQALMDKIFPEHAERLEQVADGLDPEEKTQLIDLLKKLGKNVSI; from the coding sequence ATGAAAGCCTCGAATAACAGGGAACTGTCCTTGAAACTCTATGTTGTCCTACACCATGCGTTTAATGCTTTCCAGACGGAGGCATTCAAGGATATGCGCACACATGGTCTCAATCCGACGGCCTTCGCTGTACTGGAGCTGCTGTACAGCAAAGGGCCCCAGCAGGTGCAGCACATCGGAGAAAAAGTGCTGATCTCCTCCAGTTCCATTACGTATGTCGTCAATAACCTCGAGAAGGAGGACTATGTCAAAAAGGAGCAGTATGAAGCGGACCGCCGTGTTTCATATGTTTCACTCACGGGTAGAGGACAAGCGTTGATGGATAAGATATTCCCAGAACATGCCGAGCGCCTGGAACAGGTGGCGGATGGCCTCGATCCGGAAGAGAAGACACAATTGATCGATCTGCTCAAGAAGCTGGGGAAGAATGTTTCGATATAG
- a CDS encoding metal ABC transporter permease, which translates to MIDILSGYTFLIVAFGTVILAFASGVIGTVSVIKGQSLIGDAVGHATFPGIVIAFMLVGIRDTFALALGALMLGIIAFFIIQLITEQSKITLDSALALVLSSFFGLGMALMSFVQGNPDFDGTQGLSDYIFGQAAYMLRSDVYLIIAASISSLLIFSLFYQQIKIYIFDPIYSRSIGISNPLMNFMILAITITLIAVGLKAVGAILIVNLLIAPAVIGQLWSNRFFHVLLIAGTTGAAAAFIGTYISTAGDDIATGPAIILVLSAFVILSLIFSRKGLLSRSIQKRKAGERT; encoded by the coding sequence ATGATTGATATATTATCCGGCTACACCTTTCTGATTGTCGCGTTCGGTACAGTGATACTGGCTTTTGCCTCCGGAGTCATCGGTACTGTCAGTGTCATCAAGGGACAGAGTCTGATCGGGGATGCCGTGGGGCATGCCACGTTCCCCGGCATAGTGATTGCCTTCATGCTCGTCGGCATCCGCGATACATTCGCTCTGGCACTCGGAGCACTGATGCTTGGCATCATCGCATTCTTCATCATCCAGCTCATTACAGAGCAGTCCAAAATCACACTGGACAGTGCACTTGCGCTTGTCCTCTCCTCGTTCTTCGGCCTGGGTATGGCATTGATGAGTTTCGTCCAGGGGAATCCCGATTTCGACGGGACCCAGGGCCTGTCGGATTATATATTCGGCCAGGCAGCCTACATGCTGAGAAGTGACGTGTATCTCATAATCGCAGCATCCATATCCAGTCTTCTTATATTTTCACTCTTCTACCAGCAGATCAAAATATATATATTTGATCCGATATACAGCCGAAGCATCGGAATCAGCAACCCCCTCATGAATTTCATGATATTGGCCATCACAATCACATTGATTGCAGTCGGACTTAAAGCTGTGGGGGCCATCCTCATCGTCAACCTGCTGATCGCCCCGGCAGTGATCGGCCAGTTGTGGTCGAACCGTTTTTTCCATGTCCTGCTCATTGCAGGAACGACGGGGGCAGCCGCCGCTTTCATCGGCACCTACATCAGTACCGCAGGGGATGACATTGCCACCGGTCCTGCAATCATACTGGTGTTGTCCGCCTTCGTCATCCTCTCCCTGATCTTTTCAAGGAAAGGGCTCCTCAGTCGCAGCATCCAGAAAAGGAAGGCGGGTGAACGCACATGA
- a CDS encoding manganese catalase family protein, translating into MFYHRKELQFEAKPEKPNPMYAKMLQEVIGGQYGEMSVAMQYLFQGWNTRGNEKYKDLIMDTGTEELGHIEMLATMVARLLDGAPIDEQEKAMKDPAIGAIMSGMNPHHAIVTGLGAAPENSAGVPWNAGYIVASGNLLADMRANVNAESQGRLQVARLYEMTGDPGVKKLLSFLLARDTMHQNQWIAAIKDLEEKEGVVTPSTVTNDMEATEFSHRLINFSEGEESSQLAWMDGVTPDGAAEFQYESTPKAYGDIPMLKPAPGYMHNTPPFEDKK; encoded by the coding sequence ATGTTCTACCACAGAAAAGAATTGCAGTTTGAAGCGAAGCCGGAAAAACCGAATCCGATGTATGCGAAGATGCTGCAGGAAGTCATTGGTGGACAGTATGGTGAAATGTCAGTAGCGATGCAATACTTATTCCAGGGCTGGAACACACGCGGTAACGAAAAGTACAAGGACCTCATAATGGATACGGGTACAGAAGAACTCGGACATATAGAAATGCTGGCCACTATGGTCGCGCGACTACTCGATGGCGCCCCGATCGACGAGCAGGAGAAAGCGATGAAGGACCCTGCAATCGGTGCAATAATGAGCGGCATGAACCCGCACCATGCAATTGTTACAGGACTGGGTGCAGCACCGGAGAATAGCGCCGGGGTGCCATGGAACGCAGGCTACATCGTAGCGAGCGGCAACTTGCTGGCTGATATGAGGGCCAATGTGAATGCAGAGTCCCAAGGTCGCCTGCAAGTAGCCCGTCTGTACGAAATGACGGGAGACCCAGGCGTCAAGAAGCTGCTCTCCTTCCTTCTCGCAAGGGATACGATGCACCAGAATCAATGGATTGCAGCGATTAAGGATCTGGAAGAGAAAGAAGGCGTAGTGACACCATCCACGGTCACCAATGACATGGAAGCCACAGAGTTCTCCCACCGCCTCATCAACTTCTCGGAAGGAGAAGAAAGCTCACAGCTCGCCTGGATGGATGGCGTGACACCGGACGGTGCGGCAGAGTTCCAGTATGAAAGTACACCGAAGGCATATGGAGACATTCCTATGCTGAAGCCGGCACCAGGCTATATGCATAACACGCCACCATTTGAAGATAAGAAATAG
- a CDS encoding metal ABC transporter permease: MMIEVLFVLIVTAMATSLLGVFLVLRGMAMVTDAISHTILLGIVLAFFITNDIRSPWLIIAASLVGVLTVYIIELVSQTRLIRQDAAIGFVFTALFAIAIILVSKYAGDVHLDLDVVLMGEVIFAPFNRIEIFGLSIPNALWQLSIILLINITFVLLFYKELKITSFDPKFAYIAGFSVAFIHYALMTLVSVTAVAAFDAVGSILVINFFVAPALTAYLLVKRMGTMIMLALFFGVLNSVAGYYTSFYFDLSVAGTTAFIALITFMIVFLFNPNGWVSNRVQKARQKKQFNRAMILMLLNEQSHESLTQEEIMTHFNLTPKRFNRHIDHLLVNEYIEKHNEKYRLTRRGVEFTHYTRIKYELPA, encoded by the coding sequence ATGATGATTGAAGTTCTTTTTGTGCTCATTGTGACAGCGATGGCGACCAGCCTGCTTGGCGTATTCCTTGTACTCCGGGGCATGGCCATGGTCACGGACGCAATCAGCCACACCATACTGCTTGGCATCGTACTTGCCTTCTTCATCACGAACGACATCCGTTCGCCTTGGCTCATCATTGCAGCAAGCCTGGTCGGTGTGCTCACCGTCTACATCATAGAACTGGTCTCACAGACCCGGCTGATCCGGCAGGATGCGGCCATCGGCTTCGTTTTTACCGCCCTGTTTGCCATCGCCATCATACTCGTCTCAAAATATGCCGGTGATGTCCACCTGGACCTCGATGTCGTACTCATGGGCGAAGTCATCTTTGCACCGTTCAACCGCATCGAGATTTTCGGCCTCAGCATTCCAAACGCACTGTGGCAGCTATCCATCATACTGCTCATCAACATCACCTTTGTACTGCTGTTCTACAAGGAGCTGAAGATTACGAGCTTTGATCCGAAGTTTGCATATATCGCCGGCTTCTCCGTTGCATTCATCCACTACGCTCTGATGACGCTCGTATCCGTCACGGCAGTGGCAGCCTTCGATGCAGTAGGCTCGATACTCGTCATCAATTTCTTTGTCGCCCCGGCACTTACCGCCTATCTTCTTGTCAAGCGCATGGGGACGATGATTATGCTCGCTCTATTTTTTGGGGTTCTGAACAGTGTCGCCGGCTACTACACCAGCTTCTACTTCGATTTGTCCGTAGCAGGTACGACCGCCTTCATTGCTCTGATCACCTTCATGATCGTCTTTCTGTTCAACCCCAATGGATGGGTCAGCAACCGTGTCCAGAAGGCGCGTCAGAAAAAGCAGTTCAACCGTGCAATGATACTGATGCTGTTGAATGAGCAGTCCCATGAATCTTTGACACAGGAAGAGATCATGACCCATTTCAACCTTACGCCGAAACGGTTCAACCGTCATATCGACCACCTGCTGGTGAACGAATATATTGAAAAGCATAATGAAAAATACAGGCTGACCCGACGCGGCGTGGAATTCACCCACTATACACGCATCAAATATGAGCTGCCTGCCTGA
- the malQ gene encoding 4-alpha-glucanotransferase, with protein MKCKRLHNRGGTFMENRSSGLLLHVSALPGKYGIGDFGENAYQFVDFLSATGTKYWQILPLGITSFGDSPYQSFSAFAGNPYFIDFDRLVEAGWLKQSEIIRTDLGEDEECVDYAKLYEGKMALLDKAFQRAYPEVEGELDRFTAEHEDWLPDFACFMAIKKAHGNVAWTEWPAPYRLRDEKVLDEFHGKHRKDIHFWVFTQYLFFEHWGDLKHYANQKGIRIIGDIPIYVAADSADVWSRPDLYKLKENLEPSVVAGVPPDMMSDTGQLWGNPIYDWERMEKEGYHWWVRRVEESFRLYDAVRIDHFRGFEAYWEVPAEDETAENGEWVKGPGMSLFKAIREQLGEKEILAEDLGFLTQEVHDLIEETGYPGMKVLQFGFGGEEGYLPHNYTRHTIAYTGNHDTQTMRGWLESADEEAVEAARAYLNLTEEEGYVDGLIRGVFASSSNLAIIPVQDLLGLDDSARFNVPSTIGGNWEWRLTQDDLQKRHRKHLKNLNERYGRSL; from the coding sequence ATTAAATGCAAACGTTTGCACAACAGAGGAGGGACCTTTATGGAAAACCGTTCGAGTGGATTGCTGTTGCATGTGTCGGCATTACCCGGGAAATATGGCATAGGCGATTTTGGAGAGAATGCCTATCAATTCGTGGATTTCCTGTCCGCAACAGGAACGAAGTATTGGCAGATACTGCCGCTGGGCATTACGAGCTTTGGGGATTCGCCCTACCAGAGCTTCTCCGCTTTTGCCGGCAATCCGTATTTCATCGATTTCGACCGGTTGGTGGAAGCGGGTTGGTTGAAACAATCGGAAATCATCCGCACAGACCTTGGGGAAGATGAAGAATGCGTGGATTATGCAAAATTATATGAAGGAAAGATGGCATTGCTCGACAAGGCATTCCAGCGGGCTTATCCGGAAGTTGAAGGGGAGCTGGACCGCTTCACGGCTGAACATGAAGACTGGCTGCCCGACTTTGCCTGTTTCATGGCCATCAAAAAGGCGCATGGCAACGTAGCATGGACAGAATGGCCTGCACCCTACCGCCTTCGGGATGAGAAGGTGCTGGATGAATTCCATGGAAAGCACAGAAAGGACATACACTTCTGGGTCTTCACCCAATATCTTTTCTTCGAACATTGGGGAGACCTGAAGCACTATGCCAATCAGAAAGGCATAAGGATCATTGGGGACATCCCGATCTATGTTGCTGCAGACAGTGCGGATGTATGGTCGCGGCCTGACCTATACAAACTGAAGGAGAATCTGGAGCCGAGTGTGGTCGCCGGAGTACCGCCTGATATGATGAGTGATACGGGACAGCTTTGGGGCAACCCGATCTATGATTGGGAACGGATGGAGAAAGAAGGCTACCACTGGTGGGTCCGCCGGGTGGAAGAGAGCTTCCGGCTCTATGATGCCGTCCGCATCGACCACTTCCGGGGATTCGAAGCCTATTGGGAAGTGCCGGCTGAAGACGAGACAGCTGAAAATGGCGAGTGGGTGAAAGGGCCCGGCATGTCCCTTTTCAAAGCGATCAGGGAGCAGTTGGGTGAAAAGGAAATTCTTGCTGAAGACCTCGGTTTCCTTACCCAGGAAGTGCACGACCTGATTGAAGAGACCGGCTATCCGGGCATGAAGGTGCTCCAGTTCGGCTTCGGCGGTGAAGAGGGATATCTTCCCCATAACTACACAAGGCATACAATCGCCTATACCGGCAATCATGACACCCAGACGATGCGGGGATGGCTTGAGAGCGCGGATGAAGAAGCTGTCGAAGCAGCCCGTGCCTATCTGAACCTGACTGAAGAGGAAGGCTATGTGGACGGTCTGATCAGAGGCGTCTTCGCCTCCTCGTCCAATCTGGCGATCATTCCTGTCCAGGATCTGCTGGGACTCGATGATTCAGCACGTTTCAACGTACCCTCGACCATCGGCGGCAACTGGGAATGGCGCCTGACGCAGGATGACTTACAGAAGAGACACAGGAAGCATCTAAAAAATCTTAATGAACGATACGGGAGGTCACTATGA
- a CDS encoding metal ABC transporter solute-binding protein, Zn/Mn family, translating into MKKIHSLFILAVSLMLIMGCSDTESSGDGRPDVVVTTTFIYDMVQVISEDVNAFDVSLVIPAGEDPHIYQPKASDLKLILEADTLIYQGLNFEGRMVDVLEDGVSVTENFSNDNLMFEDEGEADPHFWFDIDLYKSATNTVYETLAAAYPEHADTFLLNRDAYFEELDALDAYVKERIEEIPPSSRLIITPHDAFGYLASNYDIEVHAPQGISTDSEVSNSTIEETADLIMSRGIKAIFVETTTNPDQMRRLQEIVHSGGGMVEVVGSDGEALLSDSLAQQGDSGDTYISMFRHNIDTITEHLK; encoded by the coding sequence ATGAAGAAAATCCATTCGCTCTTCATTCTGGCTGTATCTTTAATGCTGATCATGGGATGCAGTGATACGGAAAGCAGCGGAGATGGCCGGCCTGATGTAGTGGTAACGACCACCTTCATATACGATATGGTCCAGGTCATCAGCGAAGACGTCAATGCATTTGATGTGTCACTGGTCATCCCTGCAGGAGAAGACCCCCATATCTACCAGCCGAAAGCCAGTGATCTGAAGCTTATTTTGGAAGCGGACACGCTGATCTACCAGGGGCTGAATTTCGAAGGCCGCATGGTAGATGTCCTGGAGGATGGCGTATCCGTCACTGAAAACTTCAGTAACGACAATCTGATGTTCGAGGATGAAGGGGAGGCGGACCCCCATTTCTGGTTCGATATCGACCTCTATAAATCAGCCACGAATACCGTCTATGAAACATTGGCGGCAGCATATCCCGAGCACGCGGACACTTTTCTGCTGAACAGGGACGCCTACTTCGAAGAACTGGATGCACTCGATGCCTATGTAAAGGAGCGTATCGAGGAAATCCCGCCGTCATCCCGGCTGATTATCACACCACATGACGCTTTCGGATATCTTGCATCCAACTATGATATCGAGGTCCACGCACCCCAGGGCATCTCCACCGACTCCGAAGTCTCCAACAGTACCATAGAAGAAACGGCCGATCTCATCATGTCCCGGGGCATCAAAGCCATATTCGTGGAAACCACTACAAATCCGGATCAGATGAGACGGCTTCAGGAAATCGTCCACTCCGGAGGGGGAATGGTGGAAGTCGTCGGCAGCGATGGAGAAGCTCTGCTGTCCGACTCTCTGGCCCAGCAAGGGGACAGCGGTGATACGTACATCAGCATGTTCAGGCATAATATCGATACGATCACGGAACACCTGAAATAG